The sequence TGCTGGTTGATTTGCTAGCAAAAGTCAGAACAATCTCTTTTGCAGGGTGTGGtgcacaaatgtttcttttccttgGACTGGGTGCAACAAACTGTCTCATTCTTACATGTATGGGCTATGATCGGTACCTAGCAATATGCCACCCCTTGCGCTATCCTGTCCTTATGAATATGCGGGTAATTCTTTGGTTCATAGTCATTTCCTGGATTGCGGGATTCCTCATATCTCTAAGTGAGGCTGCTCAGATCCTTAGGTTGCCCTTTTGTGGCCCCAATGCCATCCGGCACTTCTTTTGTCACATGAGGGCAGTGGTTAGGTTAGCCTGCACTGCCGACAATACAACTGAAGTGTCTATCTCTACTATTGGCATGCTGGGTTTGGCTGGCAGCCTTCTGTTCATCATGTTGACCTACATCTTAATTCTCTCCACCATCCTGCGCATCCCCTCCACGGAGGGCCGCCAGAAAGCTTTCTCCACCTGTGCCGCCCACCTCATTGTGGTAAGTGTGCACTATACATTTGCCTCCATCATTTATTTCAAATCGAGCTCAGCTGACACATTAGAGGATGACACGCTGATTTCCATACCCTACACCATAATTACTCCATTTCTCAGTCCCATTATCTTTACTTTGAGAAACAAAGAGATCAAGGTTGCGGTAAGGAAGGTAATCACTAAAAAGGTACTTTCCCAAAAGATATGAATAcaataaatgcaaacaaattcCATTTAAACCAAATTGCATTTGTGGTTGTTTCAGTGTATCGCTAGGTTGTGTAGCAAATGTCTTCATGTTAGAGGATAGCCCAAAGGGTATGAGTCCTGGGTCTTTCATATTTGACCCTGGGTGCCCTGCCTAATCCTCTTCTTGGCTTATAGAGTGACTGGTGGCCTTGCAAATTGAAGTACTCACACACCATCTTAAATTTCCCAGAGGAATCTATCCATATAAATcatcatatgcaaattttataaaAGTTTCTATGATGGCCATGTGGTCTGAGTCTGTCCATTGTTCTCTATCGCAGACACTTTGTTCTTAAGTTATAAATTGTCatataagaagaaaacaaaagcaatgtaTTCTCAAAAGAGCTGAAATTACTGGAAAATATTTACAATAACAAGTCACAAAGAAGCGCTGAGGACAACATCCTGCTATTTATTGGCTAATGAACATCTGTAGAGGGTTCAAACCACATGATCTTAATACAGACCAGATGAAATACATTTGAATTTCCTGATAAGTGTTCATTCAGCAAGTACATGATGAAGTTCCCCTCCTTTGGTTCATGAATAGCCACCTTGAGGTCAGTGTTGGGGTGTCCTGGAAGTCTGCTAGTTTCAGAGTATGGCCCTTTCTGATGTGACTCATTTTTCCTTTGGGGCAAAGTCACACCTATGTAGGATGtaggagatcatagaatcatagaatcatagaatcagagttggaagagaccacaagggccatcgagtccaaccccctgccaagcaggaaacaccatcagagcactcctgacatatggttgtcaagcctctgcttaaagacctccaaagaaggagactccaccacactccttggcagcaaattccactgtcgaacagctcttactgtcaggaagttcttcctaatgtttaggtggaatcttctttcttgtagtttggatccattgctccgtgtccgcttctctggagcagcagaaaacaacctttctccctcctctatgtgacatccttttatatatttgaacatggctatcatatcaccccttaacctcctcttctccaggctaaacatgcccagctcccttagccgttcctcataaggcatcgtttccaggcctttgaccattttggttgccctcctctggacacgttccagtttgtcaatgtccttcttgaactgtggtgcccagaactggacacagtactccaggtgaggtctgaccagagcagaatacagtggtactattacttcccttgatctagatgctatactcctattgatgcagcccagaattgcattggcttttttagctgccgcgtcacactgttggctcatgtcaagtttgtggtcaaccaagactcctagatccttttcacatgtagtgctctcaagccaggtgtcccccatcttgtatttgtgcctctcattttttttgcccaagtgcaatactttacatttctccctgttaaagttcatcttgtttgttttggcccagttctctaatctgtcaaggtcattttgaagtgtgttcctgtcctctggggtgttagccacccctcccagtttggtgtcatctgcaaatttgatcaggatgcccttgagtccatcatccaagtcgttgataaagatgttgaataagaccgggcccaagacagaaccctgtggcaccccactagtcactcttctccaggatgaagaggaaccattgatgagcaccctttgggttcggtcagtcagccagttacaaatccactgagtggtagcatagtcaagaccgcattttaccagcttctttacaagaatatcatggggcaccttgtcaaatgccttgctgaaatcaaggtaggctacgtccactgcgttcccttcatctaccaggcttgtaattctgtcaaaaaacgagatcaggttagtctgacatgacttatttttcagaaatccatgctgactattggtgatcacagcattcctttctaggtgctcacagactgtttgcttaatgatctgctccagaatcttccctggtattgatgtcagactgactgggcggtaattatttgggtcctctcttttcccctttttgaaaatagggacaacatttgccctcctccagtctgccgggacttcgcctgttctccaggaattctcaaagatgactgccagtggttctgaaatcacatctgccagttcttttaatactcttggatgcagttcatctggccctggagacttgaatacatctagactagccaagtattcttgtactatctccttagttattctgggctgtgtttcctctgctgaatcatttgctccaaattcttcaggtcgggcattgttttctttatcggagaagactgaggcaaagaaggcattgaggagttcagccctttctgtgtcccctgtttgcatttcaccatcttctcctctgagtgaccccactgtttctttgttcttccttttgctacgaacatacccataaaagccttttttgttgcttttaacctctctagcaagcctgagttcattctgtgctttagcttttctgactttgtgtctacatgtgctggctatttgtttgaattcctctttggtggtttccccccttttccattttttgtacacatccttttttaatcttaactcagttaaaagttctttagatagccaccctggcttctttaggcaccttccatgtttccgtctcattggtattgcctgaagttgtgcttttactatctccctcttaacaaactcccagccatcatgaactccctttccttttagtattactgtccatgggatctcacccagcacttccctaagttttatgaagtcggctttcttaaagtcgagaaattgagtcctagtatgcttggctgctcctttccgctgtatagtaaacttcagaagagcatgatcactcgcgcctaatgatccttccacttctaccccactaaccaggtcatcaacattggttaggaccagatctaaaatggctgttcctcttgtagcttctcccactttctggacaatgaagttgtctgcaaggccagtgaggaatctgtttgaccttatgctcttggctgagtttgacatccaacaaatatccgggtaattgaagtcccccattactactatctcccttccttttgcatgcttggccatctgttccaggaaggcatcatctatgtcctccgtttggcttggggatctatagtaaactcccacaatgaggtcactgttattcttctctcccttaattttgacccaaatgctctcactttggctttgaggttctaaatcttggatctcttcacaggtatacacatccctgacatataacgccactcctcctcctttcttgtctggtctgtttctctgaaatagattgtatccctccattattacattccaatcgtgggacttatcccaccaggtttcagtgatgcctattatgtcatatttagtttgctgtaccaagagctcaagctcatcttgtttatttcccatactttgcgcattagtgtacagacattgaagtccattaatcattcccccgtgtctcttatttaaggattttttcctcccaccactaggtctgcgtgctgtttgctccattcggtctatgacatttggatgatcatcttcatcaattgatagactcctaccttcaggaactctgtctccctcccccacattagtcagtttaaagccctcctgatgaggtttctgagattttttgcaaaaacattcctaccaaccgttgtgaggtgcagcccatcgcttgccagaagtccatcttcaagaaactgcattccgtgatctaagaatccaaaccgttcctgtttacaccatttgcgaagccagttgttcacttccactatttttccctctctccctgggccacgtcgttcaactgggaggacagatgagatgacaatttgtgcatttaattgcttcaatttcctgcccagagcctcgtaatctcttttgatcttctggaggctattgcttgcagtgtcattggttcccacatgaaccaagaggaaggggtatttgtcagtgggttttatgattccttgcagtcgttcagttacatcttggatcttagccccggggagacagcacacttcccgagacatcttgtcaggcccacagatcactgcttctgttcccctcagtagggaatcccctatcaccactacacgcctcctcttaggtctggtcggggttcttccgtgagctgtccgttccaaggtcgcctgcacattccctgaagactgcctttgctgctcgtcttcatatacctgatcgactgtaatgagggagagatcctcaaatggagtctgctcttcgtcttccatgctaggggaaaggacctcaaagcgattgcgtatttctaaacaatcagagcgaaccctgggcctcctacttctttgagtcacgtttctccatatatctggctcctgtgttggtgaactagcctccttctcaggggagtcccctgtctcctccttggtggagacggtgtgctctgttgcttccaaggagagctccagctctctaattctttggagcgtagctacacgttcctccagttgctggactttgtcttttaagagggcaatcaacatgcaattgctgcaggtaaagctgcctgcaacctttggcaagatggcaaacattgcgcaggaaccacaggcgactgcagctgttccctcaccctccatcttgagaaggtgtcgttgggggtgactacagcggtcctccatcataaaaagcgtgaagacaggacaaataaatccccccaaataaacctatatctcccccaacaaacgtttgagactagctcccctaaatctaaaagatggatcaaactttttgttccttcttcagccgctgccctacaagctctgacaagctcctcccacagctaatcccctacctcaacagaagccctgccccctctgacctttgcacagagaaagcagctaatcagccacaagaaactcacacaagaaaaccctttttgttccttcttcagccgctgccctacaagctctgatcaTGGCTGTGTGGGCTCCATGTTTGTGTCTCTGTTGTGTGGCCTGTTGCTGCTGCAATAATAGATGGCTGTGTGATTTGGAGTACCCTTCTGGAAGGATTCTCATGAGTgggcacacacccacaccagaTCCAGAGCAATAAACTGATCTATAGCATTTGTGCATAGCATTCTGTAACTGATTGAGGATGTACACCAATACCAAACAGAAGATGGTTCAGTGAGAACTATGAAAAGCCTGCCAGACACAAATAAACAGATTTGTGGAGTTGCATGAGCCATTACGCCACTTATGGTTCTCTCCTTTCTTCATGACAACACAGTCTTTTGGATTATGGCCAGCTTTGCTAGTCGGTTCAGAAGGCCCCCATcgtctgaaaaagaaaaagaaaagcaaacatttgCCTGGTGATgaacttgccaaactgtcagTTCTCACTCGCCTTCTTCTTTCTAGTCCCTTGTGGTTACTCTTCACATGCTCacctccttccccacccaccaAGAAATGCCCTTTGCCCCTTCGGTGCCATTTCTGATGCTTTTCTTTCAGGTGTTGATTTTGATTTAGTATTTGCATGCTGCTCTCCCAACAACAAAGCTGAACAGCGAAGTAGACGAGACCATATTTCCATCCATAGAACCAGAGCTAAAAAACATAGTGGCATACCAGTCAAGTAGAAAACAAACCGTTCAATGAACAGTTAATGCAGTTCAATACAAACTCATtaataatgaccgctccccgcttaaaaacggggggcgccctttgcgtggacgcgtgcagcccctggatctcgagcggctcca comes from Podarcis raffonei isolate rPodRaf1 chromosome 2, rPodRaf1.pri, whole genome shotgun sequence and encodes:
- the LOC128407657 gene encoding olfactory receptor 10X1-like, coding for MKKNHTQVTEFILLGFSVPPELQIAFFILFLLLYILTLIGNLLIMSVVYSDRSLHVPMYIFLFALSCSETCYSLVIIPKMLVDLLAKVRTISFAGCGAQMFLFLGLGATNCLILTCMGYDRYLAICHPLRYPVLMNMRVILWFIVISWIAGFLISLSEAAQILRLPFCGPNAIRHFFCHMRAVVRLACTADNTTEVSISTIGMLGLAGSLLFIMLTYILILSTILRIPSTEGRQKAFSTCAAHLIVVSVHYTFASIIYFKSSSADTLEDDTLISIPYTIITPFLSPIIFTLRNKEIKVAVRKVITKKVLSQKI